In the Populus trichocarpa isolate Nisqually-1 chromosome 1, P.trichocarpa_v4.1, whole genome shotgun sequence genome, TTAAGCTTTGCATCAGATCCGAGAAATATTCGGTTAGGGTTGTGCACTGATGGGTTTTGTCCATTTGACATGTCTTCAAATACATACTCTTGTTGGCCAGTAATTGTGACTGTTTATAATTTGCCTCCGTGGAAGTGCATGACTAGACCattcatgtttttgacaatgaTGATTCCTGGGCCAAAGAATCCGGGTAAAAAGCTTGATGTTTTTCTAAGacctttgattgatgagttaaagaatttgtggttttttggtgttgaaacatatgatgtttacagaaaggaaaattttcaattaagggcagctttgatgtggaccatTAGTGACTTTCCAGCATATGGCATGTTATCGGGGTGGAGTACTCATGGAAATCTATCTTGTCCTTATTGTATGGAGCATAGCAAggcttttagattaaaaaatggggggaaaactacattttttGATTGTCATCGACGATTCCTACCTATGAACCACCCATATAGATTTCAATCTgataagtttttgaaaggagTAATTGAAAGGCTTCCTCCTTTACCTCGTCCATCTGGTTTGGAAATGTTAAACGAAGTGTCCAAGTATACTGAGGGACATAATGGAGGTTcatcatataatgataaaattcctGGCTTTGGTGTTAAGCACAATTGGGTGAAGAAGAGCATTTTCTGGGAGCTTCCATATTGGCATACAAATTTGATTCgtcataatcttgatgtcatgcatattgagaaaaatgtctttgacaatattttttatacagtaatggATTGTCCAAATAGAAGCAAGGACAATTTAAAGGCTAGGTTGGATATTCAATTGTATTGTCAAAAGCCAAATTTACATTTGCAACAAGATATGAGTGGTCGGCTTTACAAACCTAAAGGCACTTATTGTCtacacaagaaacaacaacaagaagttttgTCATGGATGAAGGAATTATCATTTCCTGATGGTTATGCTTCAAGCATTTCACGATGTGTGAAAGAGGCACAATGTAAGGTTTCGGGGATGAAGAGCCATGATTGTCATGTCTTCATTCAAAGACTTCTTCCAACCGCTTTCCGACCTTACTTACCTAGGCCACTGTGGGAGGCATTAACTGAACTGTCCgtattttttttgagatatttgttcaacaaatttaaatgccCAGCACATGGAGTTAATGCagatgaatataattgaaataatttgcaaacttgaaaggatttttcctCCATCCTTCTTTGACTCCATGGAACACTTGACTATACATCTACCTTACGAGGCAAAAGTTGGTGAACCAGTTCAATatcgatggatgtatccatttgaacggtatgttttcatactatgttaattttattcactttttattttttaaaaataaactaattgacagaaatgatataggtatatgttttatttgaagaagaaagtgaccAATAAAGCTAAAGTTGAGGGTTCTATATGTGAAGCatacttgattgatgaaattaccaattttgcatCTCATTATTTTGGTGATGACGTGCAAACAATTTGGAATCGAGTTCCACAGAATGATGATGGTGGCCTTAGAAGTGTAGATGGATGTCTCTCAATTTTTTCCTATCCagggaaaaaattatccaaaagattttataaaaggCAGTTGTCACATGCTGAAATGCAAATTGCGCATAACTATGTGATATTCAATTGTCAAGAACTGAAGCCTTATTTAGAGtaaatatgaaatattattttgtactaaatttataataatttattattaactttaacattttaaaattttaggcaatGTCGACAAGAGCTAAAGTCACAACAACCACATGCAagtgatggtgaaattgaaaaattatacgAAACGATCTTTCCAAATTGGTTAAAAACTAAtgtaagtattttaataaaattaatttatattttatgtcaattagctactttaaaaatattattgatctcttttaaatcattatttcttaTGGACTTAACTATTATGCTAGGTGGAATACCAATCTAACGGAATTGAAAATCAGCTCTTTGGACTTGCTATGGGCCCTTCAACTTCAGTGAAATGTTATAATGGGTATTATgtgaatggttttaaatttcatactcaACGTTATGGccgttttaaaaagacaatgaatagtggagtttgtgtgaaaggaagttgctatgatgataatgaacgtgattattatggaatgcttaaagaagttgttcggctaaaatacttggggagtaagtgcaagttatttatgtttaaatgtaaTTGGTATGATACAAAACGAGGGATTAGAGTGCATCCTTcgaatggtttggttgaaatcaagcatacatctcgactacacggaaatgaagattttgtgctagcacaacaatgtcaacaagtctacTATACATATCCACCTGGTAATAAATCATCTGAATGGTGGACGGTTATTAAGACAACTGCTAGAAGTCGTTATAATGTTGACATGggtgaatttattgaagatgcCAACAATGTGAGATCATTTGATGTTGATCAATCAGATGAGATTTCTCAACCATCTCGTGTCCTTCCTACTCAAACACTTGATGATCCAAATATACTTGTTGAATCATCTTATTATGAAGAAATCGGGCAACATGAATTGATTCAACTTGACATGAATTGGGGaaacaaagatgatgaagatgaagaagaagaagaagaagatgatgatggtgatggtgatggtgatggtgaagaagaagaagatgatgatgatgaggatgattattatggtggtgatggttaggaatgatgataataatgagtagcacaagttaattatattttgtagtatatgtaatgaattatctttattatatgtatgaatgatttcatattatttgacaatatttaggctttcaatgtttttttttattattttattcaactgTGTGTTATGCATCACATTACataaatcattttcattcacctttgaaaccatttataacctttcaagtatcaatctttaaattgtgattctgatgttatattttattttgtgattcgtTTTCTTGCTTACAGATGCTGAAGCGTGAAAGAAAGGGTTCTTCCtactcaatgttttgatttataggaccaaacattaaggtaagcatactcaaaaattttgatttctgcttaattaattatttagatttttatttttattattgtttgtgttaATTGGCTTTTGACAATTTAAACTTCATGGTTGAGTTTTGTCATTGCAAGGAATGCTTAATGaaattgtcttgaattttttgttcctgATAGTTTAACTATGAGctaatttattgttatgttgtatatattcatattaaatgttagttattttttctggtttttagcatgcctcgacgaggatccatattagattctaggagtgacaggtccacatcaaggagtgacaggtccactTCATCTAAGTCATTTCAAACTACATCAAGGCATAATAACAAAGGATCCACATTTCATCAACCTGTGTATCAGAACGCAAATGAGTATTATATACCTACTTTGGAGAGTACACATCCTCCTCAACATGATTATGGGAGGGTTGATGCATATCAATATTGTGAGGGCTTTCGTtttcaagatttgcttcaaactcAAGGAGGTTTCTCTCGAGATAACCAACTTGTTTATGGAGGACATAATTTATATGGGAGTTATGGGAGAGTTGatggtaatgatgatgatgtgaacATTAGAAATGAAGATGAGGGAGACGGTAGTAATGAGAGAGGTGTATGTGATGAGAGAGATGTATGTGATGAGGATCAAGATGGTGTTCCATCATATCACGGTTCAACATCTTCGGCAGTATATTATGATCACAGTGTTAAAAGGAAGGGTTTTGACACGCCAATAGATccaataacaagaataaaagagctttgtttgtatggaacaacagagtaagttcaaacttttaataactaacttattaaggttatattttcaagtatgaaaaaaattacttattattgtgtaattatttgtttaatataagtttgttattatatattttcaggttcaaTAACGCATCGTGTGGCCGTGCAATCAGAGATATTTTGAGGTTCAATTTTAAGGGAGCATGGCACTCTTGGGAAAAAGTAGATCCAATGTGCAGggatgaactctttaaagagtttaaggtaaaaaccaacactaattgccataatattcttttcaattttgatcactttaatgtagaattatgaaaattatcaactGAATAACTATGActgatttgtgttataatttattcttatttcttgtttactctttaatatcatttaatttctttagttattacatcatcttgcaaattctgaacaagataacacaatatgattaattatttatataatttgaaattttgtgcactctttttacttggtatatatattatttggtagaaaaaatattcatttcctgaggaagatgagtcgattgttcgtaatatttgggaagataaggctaggatagctttgaatcaacaattgacacgagctcgcaagaaagccatgtcaaaagaaaacactacaaatattatagattgtaTTGATAAAGGTCCTGCCTGGATAAACAATGATGACtggaatcaaatgatcaaagatGTTTGGTCCTCCCCTGAATTTCAAAGGAGATCTGAATCTGCTAGGAGGAATCGATTAACAAAAACAGATGGCAAAATAAGCATTCATTCTGGAGGAACAGTGTCATTTGCATCATATCGAGCTAACAtggtaaggatttttttttttatgcttaagataataaattaaaatttgtatatttatcttttataatatttattaatcttgaaagcaaGAGGAAGCTGGTGGAAAAGAACCTCCATGGGATGATGTCTTTTCAGCTTTGCATCAAAGTACTAAGCAATCTGGTAGCTTCGTCGAcaacaagtctaaaaaagtggttgtatgtatttttatttgattatttcttaatataacttaagtattattcaacattcaaattaatttattgttgcatgtattttatttgtaggaaaattataaaatggagatgatttcaaagtatggaactgatcgggaaaatcatccttcatttgatggAGCAGCTTGGTGTGTGGCTTTAGGAGGAGTTACAAAGGGTAGGGTATATGGTGCACCTCGTATGCCAAAATCAAAAGTTAGTACATGCTCTTCATCACATTCCTACTCGGTGGAGTCATCATATCCCAGTTCATCGTATCGAGCATTGCAAAAAGAGATAAAGgataaagaagaggagataaagaaaaaagatgattttattcttgaaatgaaacggcagatggattccatgaaagaatatctTGTGAACAATCTTGGATACCATGGTGGGACATCAAATATTGATCAAGGTATGCCACCACCTTTGACTCCATCAATACCGCCACCTATGGTTCCTCAGATAATGACACCTATGGGTCCCACATCTCAACCAATTTTTCGACCTACACCTCGACCTTTATATCCTGATCAATCTTGTGTTGATCCACAATATCATGGTTCGTCTTCGCAACCAGCACCATGAttgtatcttttgttgtttttttttattgtatttgaacttaattgtattaatgcaagtttaactaaatttttataatataaatattatttttattttgttttttattaatgatataattatttttaatattaattaatttatgttggttatatatattctacaacttttaaaatatccataaataattaaataaataaataaattaaaagtcattttaataaataaattaaaattaatttaataaaaacaaatgcaatcacCAACGGATTCTCCGTTGGTGATTGCAACTGATGCATGAATCAGCAACGGagaatccgttgctgattcacaaaactagcaacggatttttccgttgctaaaatgagcaacggataatccgttgctagttttgcaacggattttccgttgctgccaaatcagcaacggataaatccgttgctcaaaaatcagcaacgacaaaTCTGCATCCGATTTTTGCCGTTGctgattccgttgctaaattgttttagcaacggattttagtattatttgcaACGGAATAGTCCGTTGCTAATTACTccattttttagtagtgttgGTCCTTAGTTGGATCAAAGCAACTTCCTCCTCTTCCATCAAAACACTTCTCATCCCATGTACCACTGCTCATCAAGCCTAAACCATGCTGGCCAAGCGTCTTTCACCTCTTGCTAGCACCCGTGTACGGATTCTTCGAGACCAAATTCACACTCTCCGGAAGGACAACAACACCACAATAGTTGATTATCTTAACTATGCCAAATCACTCTTTGATTCTCTCATACAATCTGGTGCAACCATGGACGATGATGAACTCATCAGTTATGTTTTGGATGGACTTGGTCTTGAATACAAAGAGCTAGCCACAACACTTCACCTCATCCCGATATTGACTTTGATCAATTCTATGATTTAGCTATAAGAGAAGAGCATTTACAGAAAGAGATGTCTCTTACCTTGACTTCAGGAGTTGTTATGGTTGCTAACCGTATGCCCAATGAGCGCCCTTTCAATTCAAACATGCCTAGTCACAATCACAATCCTCATCATGGATTTGGAATAGGATGCGGTCGTGGCAGGAATTGGAATCAAGGGCGTGGATCAAGGGGAACAGGGCATTGGGAGCCGGCTTAAGGGGCTTGGTTTCCAGATCGTCACTCTCAGCCTCGTGACCTTTAATCTACTGTCCTCACCTCTTCTCCTACAACTCTCTCTGATGGGCGCCCTTCTCTGCTTCCAAGACCTCAAGGAAAATTCTCAAATACCCAACGTAGTGAAGTCATTTATTTTCGGTGTGATAAGTAGGGGCATATAACTCGGTTTTGTCCTGACCGTAGACCTCATGCATACATGGCAGGAAACTTTACCACCTCTCCTTCTCCTACTGCTGATGTGGCAAATATCAATTGGTGTCTTGATTCAGGTGCTACTCACCACATGACAGCCAATGCCACCTCTCTTCCCAATGCTCATCCTTACACAGGTACAGATAAAATTATTGTTGGAAATGGCAATTAGTTAGCAATAACTCATATTGGCAATACACAATTGACCGAGTTGCATAAATCATTAAATCTTAATGAAGTTTTGTGTGTGCCTGCTATCCGTAAAAACTTGATCTCTATCCGTCGTTTTTGCTGTGATAATGATTGTTACTTTAAGATGGATGCTAAtggtttttatataaagtacAACAAAATGGAGAAGGTACTCCTTACTGGTAGTAGTTTCGATGGCCTCTATCACATTCAGACATCCCCTTCTATTGCTCATCAAATTGCTTGTTATGGAAAGCGTACAACACAAGACGTATGGCATGCTAGACTTGGACACCCAtcttatttagtttttactACATTGTTGAATAAGTACCACTTACCACTTGATGGTGCAATTGTCTCTAATAAAAATTGTCATATCTGCCCGTTGGGAAAATCTTGTCGATTGCCATTTGAAGACAGACAGTCTCATGCTCAATTTCCATTAGCACTTTTACATCTTGATTTATGGGGTCTTGCACCAATCTCCTCAAATTTTGGTTATCGTTATTATTTCTCCATTGTAGATGATAATACTCGATTTACTTGGTTATATCCATTGGCTAAGAAATCAGAAGTTCTTACTACGTTTATTCACTTCAAAAAGTTGGTGGAAAATCGGTTTAGCTCTCACATTAAACAACTGCAGGTTGATGGTGGAGGTGAATTTACCAGCAAATTAGTTTTGACATTTTTACGTGATCATAAAATATCTCATCAGATCTCATGTCCATACACTCCTCAACAAAATGTAGTGGTGGAAAGGAAACATCGACATATTGTTGAAATGGGACTCTGTTTGCTGGCCCAATCCCGCTTGCCCCACAGCTTTTGGGTTGAAGTCTTCTCTACTGCGGTTTTTCTGATTAATCGCCTACCAACTCCTAAGCTTGATCACACATCTCCTTATGAGAAATTACTTCAATGCACACCGGATTATGCATTTCTCAAAAGTTTTGGTTGTGCCTGCTTCCCTCATATGGTCCTATACAACAGGCATAAATTATCCTTCAAATTTGTTCCATGTGTATTTATTGGCTATGATGATCATTACAAAGGCTATCGCTGTCTTGATCCTGTTTCAAGTCGGATTTATATATCTCGGCATGTGGTTTTTGATGAGGCAAGCTTCCCCTACTAGCAACCTCAGTCTACACCAGTTGCCCAATCCACACCTATTGCTCACCTTAATATTGTGCCCAGTCTGTACTCTCAACAAACCAACAATTCTACAAGTCCAACCCACTCTGCCCCCATTATCCTTGACTCTCCATCAGTCACTCCTTCTGCCAGCCCACCACAACCTTCCCCCACACAATCTATCCCCACACCACCTTTCTCCCCCAGTCCAACAACAGTCGTTCCTTCCCCTGTCTCCCAATCCAACAACCCCCTATCACCTTTTATGTCTCCCTCGCTACCATCCAGCTCTACAAACCTCACGCCTGTCATCCACACCACAACCCCCTCACCCATGTCAACGCCTCCTCTTTCCCCTCTTGACCCATCTCTCCTCCTTAACTCTCCTTCTACATCAAACCCTCCTAAAACATTTAAGAGTCTCAAGACCATCATCCCTTTTTGGTCCTGCACCAAAACCCCTCTACTTCCACACCACCCCGCACCCTTTACCCCATGCTCTCTCTGCCGCTTGCTCTGATCCCATGTCCCTTGAACCAACGAGTTTCGCCTAGGCTTCCAAATACAGTCACTGGCAAGCTGCCATACAGGATGAATATGATGCCCTCATGAAGAATCAAACATGGTCTCAAGTTCCCACCTCTTCTCAAATGAATATTGTTTGCTGCAAATGGGTCTTCAAAGTAAAACGAAAAGCTAATGGCTCTATTGATCGCTACAAGGCCCGCCTTGTCGCCAAAGGCTTCAATCAACAGGAAGGATTTGATTATGCAGAGACCTTTAGCCCAGTAGTTAAACCGGCCACCATTCGTACTATCTTGTCTCTAGTTGTGTCTTCTAACTGGTCCCTTCTACAGCTTGATGTTCGGAATGCGTTCTTGAATGGCTACTTGGAAGAAGTGGTGTACATGAAACAAACCCTGGCTTTTATGATTCTTCATGTCCTCAGGATGTATGTCAGCTCCATAAGGCTCTTTATGGCCTTAAGCAGGCTCCCAGAGCTTGGTTCCAACGTCTCAGTGCATTTCTCCTTGCTCAGGGATTTGCTCATAGTCAATCTCCTGCACAATCTATGTCCTTGTTTATGTGGATGATATCATTGTCACCAGGTCTGAACTCCAACATGTCCACCGGTTTTTTGATCAATTGTGCTCCACCTTTGATTGTCGCCAATTAGGTGAGCTCAATTTTTTCCTTGGCATGGAAAATACACGGTTTACTAATCATTTATTCCTCTCTCAAACTAGATATGCAGTTGATTTATTGAAATGATTTAATATGACTGATTGTAA is a window encoding:
- the LOC112327295 gene encoding uncharacterized protein LOC112327295; its protein translation is MEMISKYGTDRENHPSFDGAAWCVALGGVTKGRVYGAPRMPKSKVSTCSSSHSYSVESSYPSSSYRALQKEIKDKEEEIKKKDDFILEMKRQMDSMKEYLVNNLGYHGGTSNIDQGMPPPLTPSIPPPMVPQIMTPMGPTSQPIFRPTPRPLYPDQSCVDPQYHGSSSQPAP